The nucleotide window GACCCCAAGCACAATAAAAAAGTCGAATTTGACAGCATCGACGCGGCCCCCGAAGAAAAAGAACGGGGCATCACGATCAATACCGCCCACATCGAGTACGAAACGGACAAGCGGCATTACGC belongs to Fusobacteriaceae bacterium and includes:
- the tuf gene encoding elongation factor Tu (EF-Tu; promotes GTP-dependent binding of aminoacyl-tRNA to the A-site of ribosomes during protein biosynthesis; when the tRNA anticodon matches the mRNA codon, GTP hydrolysis results; the inactive EF-Tu-GDP leaves the ribosome and release of GDP is promoted by elongation factor Ts; many prokaryotes have two copies of the gene encoding EF-Tu), encoding MAKEKFERTKPHVNIGTIGHVDHGKTTLTAAISKVLSEKDPKHNKKVEFDSIDAAPEEKERGITINTAHIEYETDKRHYA